A single genomic interval of Cucumis sativus cultivar 9930 chromosome 5, Cucumber_9930_V3, whole genome shotgun sequence harbors:
- the LOC101218485 gene encoding actin-related protein 5 isoform X2 → MAELLFETYGVPSIAFGVDAAFSYLYNQQLGICDKDGLAICPGFTASHVIPFIDGEPVYKGCCRTNIGGYHVTDSLKQLLSLKYPHHMARFTWEKVEDLKMEHCYIASDYASEAQLFQKGTKEAEEKTRCWQLPWIPPPTEEPPSEEEIARKAAIKEKQGQRLREMAEAKRSSRINELENEVRGLEFLLHQLVQVAEDDIPSFLSETGYISKQEIESALTKATQSLRKAKGEPKDEQAEAEDHADAINEKFHLINVPDDVLSPEQLKEKRRQLFLKTTSEGRQRAKQKRYEIELERERRNQLDEERRMENPELYLEELHVKYKELSEKVEQRKRLKTNGGHTNGHNVSGGVGRGERLNAAQRERMRLLTTAAFDRGKGEDTFGARDEDWQLYKLMSKDNNDEDDEGPDEDEAELVRLSSRLQDIDPSFVPKSDVQTTELPKFRPLTKEDFQIVMGVERFRCPEILFHPNWIGVDQTGLDEMTGVSLRRLPSYSDDIAERLTNSILITGGSCLFPGIRERLEAGIRMIRPCGSPIRVVRALDPILDAWRGASVYAAASQFTTQTFSRLDYYEKGEDWLRRYQLRYSL, encoded by the exons ATGGCAGAGCTTTTATTTGAAACCTATGGAGTTCCTTCGATAG CATTTGGTGTTGATGCAGCATTCAGCTATTTGTACAACCAACAACTTGGGATATGTGATAAAGATGGCCTTGCTATATGCCCAGGATTTACCGCAAGCCACGTTATTCCG TTCATTGATGGGGAGCCTGTTTATAAAGGATGCTGCAGAACGAATATTGGTGGATACCATGTGACTGATTCTCTAAAGCAACTTCTTTCACTAAAATATCCTCATCATAT GGCCCGATTCACATGGGAGAAGGTTGAAGATCTGAAGATGGAGCATTGCTATATAGCTTCAGATTATGCATCAGAGGCTCAATTGTTTCAG AAAGGGACTAAGGAAGCAGAAGAGAAAACTAGGTGTTGGCAGCTCCCATGGATTCCACCACCTACTGAAGAGCCTCCTTCGGAAGAAGAGATTGCGAGAAAGGCTGCAATTAAGGAGAAACAAGGGCAACGATTGAGAGAAATGGCTGAAGCAAAAAGATCTTCAAGGATCAATGAGCTAGAAAATGAAGTGCGTGGTTTGGAGTTTCTTTTGCATCAGCTTGTGCAAGTGGCAGAGGATGATATTCCATCTTTCTTGTCAGAGACTGGGTACATCTCTAAGCAAGAAATTGAGTCTGCTCTGACCAAAGCAACACAATCTTTGCGGAAAGCAAAGGGTGAACCGAAGGATGAGCAAGCGGAAGCTGAGGATCATGCTGATGCTATAAATGAGAAGTTTCATCTCATCAATGTCCCTGATGACGTGCTTTCACCTGAGCAG CTCAAGGAGAAAAGAAGACAATTGTTTCTCAAAACCACATCTGAAGGACGGCAGCGTGCAAAGCAGAAACGTTATGAAATAGAGTTGGAACGAGAAAGGAGAAACCAGCTAGATGAAGAAAGGAGAAT GGAGAATCCTGAGCTTTATTTAGAGGAACTGCATGTCAAATACAAGGAGCTTTCTGAAAAAGTGGAGCAGCGAAAACGACTCAAGACTAATGGAGGCCATACAAATGGGCATAATGTGTCTGGAGGAGTAGGACGTGGTGAGAGACTGAACGCTGCCCAGAGAGAGAGAATGCGGCTTTTAACAACAGCAGCCTTTGATCGTGGGAAGGGTGAGGACACCTTTGGTGCAAGAGATGAAGACTGGCAGCTTTATAAACTTATGAGCAAAGATAACAATGACGAAGACGATGAAGGCCCTGATGAGGATGAAGCTGAATTGGTTCGTTTATCATCTAGGCTTCAG GACATAGACCCCTCTTTTGTTCCCAAGTCAGATGTTCAAACAACCGAATTGCCAAAATTTCGTCCACTTACCAAGGAAGACTTCCAGATAGTTATGGGGGTCGAAAGGTTTCGGTGTCCTGAAATTCTATTTCATCCCAACTGGATTGGAGTTGATCAGACAGGATTGGATGAAATGACTGGCGTCTCATTACGTAGGTTGCCATCTTACAGTGACGATATTGCAGAAAGATTAACCAATTCAATACTCATTACAGGAGGGAGTTGTCTTTTTCCTGGCATAAGGGAACGCTTAGAGGCTGGAATTCGGATGATTAGGCCATGTGGATCACCTATTAGGGTGGTCAGAGCGCTGGATCCAATTCTCGATGCATGGCGAGGGGCCTCTGTTTATGCTGCTGCTTCACAATTCACAACGCAGACTTTCAGTAGGTTGGATTATTATGAGAAGGGAGAGGATTGGCTTCGCAGATACCAATTACGGTACTCTCTTTAG
- the LOC101218485 gene encoding actin-related protein 5 isoform X1, with protein sequence MPFVSEIQRQSDFNHFPSTTPIVIDNGASAFRIGWAGESDPRVIFRNIVQRPRHKATGETVTIVGDHDPSLMKYFDCTRSGPRSAFDGNVVYQFEIMEYVLDFGFDRLGASGPEIDHPVLITECVCNPVQSRSKMAELLFETYGVPSIAFGVDAAFSYLYNQQLGICDKDGLAICPGFTASHVIPFIDGEPVYKGCCRTNIGGYHVTDSLKQLLSLKYPHHMARFTWEKVEDLKMEHCYIASDYASEAQLFQKGTKEAEEKTRCWQLPWIPPPTEEPPSEEEIARKAAIKEKQGQRLREMAEAKRSSRINELENEVRGLEFLLHQLVQVAEDDIPSFLSETGYISKQEIESALTKATQSLRKAKGEPKDEQAEAEDHADAINEKFHLINVPDDVLSPEQLKEKRRQLFLKTTSEGRQRAKQKRYEIELERERRNQLDEERRMENPELYLEELHVKYKELSEKVEQRKRLKTNGGHTNGHNVSGGVGRGERLNAAQRERMRLLTTAAFDRGKGEDTFGARDEDWQLYKLMSKDNNDEDDEGPDEDEAELVRLSSRLQDIDPSFVPKSDVQTTELPKFRPLTKEDFQIVMGVERFRCPEILFHPNWIGVDQTGLDEMTGVSLRRLPSYSDDIAERLTNSILITGGSCLFPGIRERLEAGIRMIRPCGSPIRVVRALDPILDAWRGASVYAAASQFTTQTFSRLDYYEKGEDWLRRYQLRYSL encoded by the exons ATGCCATTCGTATCGGAAATTCAGAGACAATCTGATTTCAATCACTTCCCTTCTACTACTCCCATCGTTATCGACAATGGTGCCTCCGCTTTTCGCATTGG ATGGGCTGGAGAGTCCGACCCTCGCGTTATTTTCCGTAACATTGTCCAGAGACCTCGCCACAAAGCCACTG GTGAAACGGTTACTATAGTTGGAGATCATGATCCGTCTTTGATGAAATACTTTGATTGCACACGTTCAGGTCCTCGCTCTGCTTTTGATGGCAATGTTGTTTATCAGTTTGAGATTATGGAATAC GTTCTTGACTTTGGATTTGATCGACTTGGAGCAAGTGGACCAGAG ATTGATCACCCTGTCCTGATAACAGAATGTGTATGCAATCCAGTTCAATCTCGTAGTAAAATGGCAGAGCTTTTATTTGAAACCTATGGAGTTCCTTCGATAG CATTTGGTGTTGATGCAGCATTCAGCTATTTGTACAACCAACAACTTGGGATATGTGATAAAGATGGCCTTGCTATATGCCCAGGATTTACCGCAAGCCACGTTATTCCG TTCATTGATGGGGAGCCTGTTTATAAAGGATGCTGCAGAACGAATATTGGTGGATACCATGTGACTGATTCTCTAAAGCAACTTCTTTCACTAAAATATCCTCATCATAT GGCCCGATTCACATGGGAGAAGGTTGAAGATCTGAAGATGGAGCATTGCTATATAGCTTCAGATTATGCATCAGAGGCTCAATTGTTTCAG AAAGGGACTAAGGAAGCAGAAGAGAAAACTAGGTGTTGGCAGCTCCCATGGATTCCACCACCTACTGAAGAGCCTCCTTCGGAAGAAGAGATTGCGAGAAAGGCTGCAATTAAGGAGAAACAAGGGCAACGATTGAGAGAAATGGCTGAAGCAAAAAGATCTTCAAGGATCAATGAGCTAGAAAATGAAGTGCGTGGTTTGGAGTTTCTTTTGCATCAGCTTGTGCAAGTGGCAGAGGATGATATTCCATCTTTCTTGTCAGAGACTGGGTACATCTCTAAGCAAGAAATTGAGTCTGCTCTGACCAAAGCAACACAATCTTTGCGGAAAGCAAAGGGTGAACCGAAGGATGAGCAAGCGGAAGCTGAGGATCATGCTGATGCTATAAATGAGAAGTTTCATCTCATCAATGTCCCTGATGACGTGCTTTCACCTGAGCAG CTCAAGGAGAAAAGAAGACAATTGTTTCTCAAAACCACATCTGAAGGACGGCAGCGTGCAAAGCAGAAACGTTATGAAATAGAGTTGGAACGAGAAAGGAGAAACCAGCTAGATGAAGAAAGGAGAAT GGAGAATCCTGAGCTTTATTTAGAGGAACTGCATGTCAAATACAAGGAGCTTTCTGAAAAAGTGGAGCAGCGAAAACGACTCAAGACTAATGGAGGCCATACAAATGGGCATAATGTGTCTGGAGGAGTAGGACGTGGTGAGAGACTGAACGCTGCCCAGAGAGAGAGAATGCGGCTTTTAACAACAGCAGCCTTTGATCGTGGGAAGGGTGAGGACACCTTTGGTGCAAGAGATGAAGACTGGCAGCTTTATAAACTTATGAGCAAAGATAACAATGACGAAGACGATGAAGGCCCTGATGAGGATGAAGCTGAATTGGTTCGTTTATCATCTAGGCTTCAG GACATAGACCCCTCTTTTGTTCCCAAGTCAGATGTTCAAACAACCGAATTGCCAAAATTTCGTCCACTTACCAAGGAAGACTTCCAGATAGTTATGGGGGTCGAAAGGTTTCGGTGTCCTGAAATTCTATTTCATCCCAACTGGATTGGAGTTGATCAGACAGGATTGGATGAAATGACTGGCGTCTCATTACGTAGGTTGCCATCTTACAGTGACGATATTGCAGAAAGATTAACCAATTCAATACTCATTACAGGAGGGAGTTGTCTTTTTCCTGGCATAAGGGAACGCTTAGAGGCTGGAATTCGGATGATTAGGCCATGTGGATCACCTATTAGGGTGGTCAGAGCGCTGGATCCAATTCTCGATGCATGGCGAGGGGCCTCTGTTTATGCTGCTGCTTCACAATTCACAACGCAGACTTTCAGTAGGTTGGATTATTATGAGAAGGGAGAGGATTGGCTTCGCAGATACCAATTACGGTACTCTCTTTAG
- the LOC101218720 gene encoding telomere repeat-binding protein 3 isoform X2, whose protein sequence is MVMKKRLDNGFSGFSNWTVPRGPRSLRKVHRKKDFEDGQICAIELLASLAGKLLQDGESTACSNTSDGDRSVIGTNVVKEERSSEEKAFKVECCDGGSSQSCDLDLEEKTDQKQNLNKLQYVDNNTVLDCTSVVVNSNSSDEACGDVKPVIHKTEFEDYRTKPEEGSPDFLETTNTGMNIVDEEHEPKGFGIGFQKITHSHNSKDLKKSYGKLSTMPNSSFKTKLPLSTDAIRSSFSRYRNYLKLASRDDDEKFRSNKSSIHSNSYRPPSRIAGRRIRKLLNSKHWKVAPKLKDCEVARSESIGEETRNPFRKRKLYFNSERYQDSLYKRKRFFDRSSMVNSDGGMSSESVTNSPEKSVHIDKSSLAAILHGASVSPSSGQQASFLSKDAHVKFSIRSFKVPELFIDVPENATVGSLKKIVLEAVTAILKDGLHVGVLVHGKKVRDDNRTLLQTGLTCKDNLDTVGFTLEPNLVHNTTPALCSEDPPQILACEMTELPPSSPVNPVSSSVILDLALPNHSLTYSQNQDENKHELVTTSIDKLPDNSLQDCKALVPVPEMTMEALAAVPLNPKSKRLEVVQRRTRRPFSVTEVEALVQAVEELGTGRWRDVKFRAFENADHRTYVDLKDKWKTLVHTARISPQQRRGEPVPQELLDRVLAAHAYWSQHQAKQHGGKHLQAGVVKAIEGSSS, encoded by the exons ATGGTGATGAAGAAGAGATTGGATAATGGATTCAGTGGCTTTTCAAATTGGACCGTGCCCAGAGGTCCGAGATCTCTTAGA AAGGTTCATCGAAAGAAAGATTTCGAAGATGGCCAGATCTGCGCAATTGAATTGCTGGCTTCTTTAGCGGGGAAGCTTTTGCAGGATGGCGAAAGCACAGCATGCAGTAATACGTCGGATGGAGATCGCTCGGTGATTGGCACAAATGTCGTCAAGGAAGAACGGTCAAGTGAGGAGAAAGCTTTCAAGGTGGAGTGTTGTGATGGTGGTAGCAGCCAAAGTTGTGATCTTGATTTAGAAGAGAAGACTGATCAGAAGCAAAATCTGAACAAACTCCAATATGTAGATAATAATACTGTTTTGGATTGTACTTCAGTCGTAGTAAATTCTAACAGCTCAGACGAGGCCTGTGGTGATGTTAAGCCTGTGATCCACAAGACGGAATTCGAAGATTATCGCACGAAACCAGAGGAAGGCTCCCCTGATTTTCTAGAAACAACAAATACTGGTATGAACATTGTTGATGAAGAACATGAGCCCAAAGGATTTGGAATCGGATTTCAAAAGATTACTCATTCACACAATTCTAAGGATTTGAAGAAGTCCTATGGAAAATTATCAACTATGCCCAATTCAAGCTTCAAAACTAAATTGCCCTTGTCAACAGATGCCATTCGTAGTTCGTTTTCCAGATATAGGAATTACCTTAAGTTAGCAAGTAGAGATGATGATGAAAAATTTAGGTCCAATAAATCTAGCATTCACTCAAACTCGTATAGGCCTCCATCGCGAATTGCAGGTCGACGAATAAGGAAATTACTGAATTCGAAACACTGGAAAGTAGCTCCAAAGTTGAAGGACTGTGAGGTTGCTAGATCTG AATCTATAGGcgaagaaacaagaaacccTTTTCGCAAGagaaaactatattttaacaGTGAGAGGTACCAGGATAGTCTTTACAAAAGGAAGAGATTTTTCGACCGAAGCTCCATGGTGAATTCTGATGGAGGAATGAGCAGTGAAAGCGTAACCAACTCTCCTGAAAAGAGCGTCCACATCGATAAGTCTAGTTTGGCTGCAATATTGCATGGAG CAAGTGTTTCACCATCATCAGGTCAACAAGCATCTTTCCTCTCCAAAGATGCTCATG TGAAATTTAGCATTAGATCTTTCAAGGTGCCAGAACTATTCATTGATGTCCCTGAAAACGCAACTGTTGGTTCCCTGAAG AAGATAGTACTTGAGGCAGTAACTGCTATTCTCAAGGATGGATTACACGTTGGGGTTCTTGTTCACGGGAAAAAGGTTAGAGATGATAACAGAACCCTGTTGCAGACAGGACTTACTTGTAAAGATAATTTGGATACTGTTGGTTTCACGCTGGAGCCAAATCTTGTGCATAATACTACACCAGCTTTGTGTTCTGAGGATCCTCCTCAGATATTAGCATGTGAAATGACTGAACTTCCACCCAG CTCTCCTGTAAATCCTGTTTCGAGCTCGGTAATACTAGATCTTGCCTTACCAAATCATTCATTGACCTACTCCCAAAACcaagatgaaaataaacaCGAACTGGTTACTACCAGCATTGACAAGTTACCTGACAATTCTTTACAAGATTGCAAAGCTTTGGTTCCTGTTCCAGAAATGACTATGGAAGCATTAGCTGCAGTTCCCTTGAATCCAAAATCTAAGCGTTTGGAAGTTGTACAGCGTCGAACCAGAAGACCGTTCTCCGTTACAGAAGTAGAAGCGCTGGTTCAGGCCGTTGAGGAGCTAGGAACTGGAAG GTGGCGGGATGTTAAATTCCGTGCATTTGAGAATGCAGATCACCGAACTTACGTGGATTTGAAG GATAAATGGAAAACCTTGGTTCACACGGCGAGAATATCGCCTCAGCAGAGAAGAGGAGAGCCTGTCCCCCAAGAACTTTTGGACCGGGTGCTGGCTGCACATGCTTATTGGTCGCAACATCAGGCAAAGCAACATGGTGGCAAGCATCTTCAAGCTGGAGTCGTGAAGGCCATTGAGGGCTCTAGCAGTTAG
- the LOC101218720 gene encoding telomere repeat-binding protein 3 isoform X1, translated as MVMKKRLDNGFSGFSNWTVPRGPRSLRKKVHRKKDFEDGQICAIELLASLAGKLLQDGESTACSNTSDGDRSVIGTNVVKEERSSEEKAFKVECCDGGSSQSCDLDLEEKTDQKQNLNKLQYVDNNTVLDCTSVVVNSNSSDEACGDVKPVIHKTEFEDYRTKPEEGSPDFLETTNTGMNIVDEEHEPKGFGIGFQKITHSHNSKDLKKSYGKLSTMPNSSFKTKLPLSTDAIRSSFSRYRNYLKLASRDDDEKFRSNKSSIHSNSYRPPSRIAGRRIRKLLNSKHWKVAPKLKDCEVARSESIGEETRNPFRKRKLYFNSERYQDSLYKRKRFFDRSSMVNSDGGMSSESVTNSPEKSVHIDKSSLAAILHGASVSPSSGQQASFLSKDAHVKFSIRSFKVPELFIDVPENATVGSLKKIVLEAVTAILKDGLHVGVLVHGKKVRDDNRTLLQTGLTCKDNLDTVGFTLEPNLVHNTTPALCSEDPPQILACEMTELPPSSPVNPVSSSVILDLALPNHSLTYSQNQDENKHELVTTSIDKLPDNSLQDCKALVPVPEMTMEALAAVPLNPKSKRLEVVQRRTRRPFSVTEVEALVQAVEELGTGRWRDVKFRAFENADHRTYVDLKDKWKTLVHTARISPQQRRGEPVPQELLDRVLAAHAYWSQHQAKQHGGKHLQAGVVKAIEGSSS; from the exons ATGGTGATGAAGAAGAGATTGGATAATGGATTCAGTGGCTTTTCAAATTGGACCGTGCCCAGAGGTCCGAGATCTCTTAGA AAGAAGGTTCATCGAAAGAAAGATTTCGAAGATGGCCAGATCTGCGCAATTGAATTGCTGGCTTCTTTAGCGGGGAAGCTTTTGCAGGATGGCGAAAGCACAGCATGCAGTAATACGTCGGATGGAGATCGCTCGGTGATTGGCACAAATGTCGTCAAGGAAGAACGGTCAAGTGAGGAGAAAGCTTTCAAGGTGGAGTGTTGTGATGGTGGTAGCAGCCAAAGTTGTGATCTTGATTTAGAAGAGAAGACTGATCAGAAGCAAAATCTGAACAAACTCCAATATGTAGATAATAATACTGTTTTGGATTGTACTTCAGTCGTAGTAAATTCTAACAGCTCAGACGAGGCCTGTGGTGATGTTAAGCCTGTGATCCACAAGACGGAATTCGAAGATTATCGCACGAAACCAGAGGAAGGCTCCCCTGATTTTCTAGAAACAACAAATACTGGTATGAACATTGTTGATGAAGAACATGAGCCCAAAGGATTTGGAATCGGATTTCAAAAGATTACTCATTCACACAATTCTAAGGATTTGAAGAAGTCCTATGGAAAATTATCAACTATGCCCAATTCAAGCTTCAAAACTAAATTGCCCTTGTCAACAGATGCCATTCGTAGTTCGTTTTCCAGATATAGGAATTACCTTAAGTTAGCAAGTAGAGATGATGATGAAAAATTTAGGTCCAATAAATCTAGCATTCACTCAAACTCGTATAGGCCTCCATCGCGAATTGCAGGTCGACGAATAAGGAAATTACTGAATTCGAAACACTGGAAAGTAGCTCCAAAGTTGAAGGACTGTGAGGTTGCTAGATCTG AATCTATAGGcgaagaaacaagaaacccTTTTCGCAAGagaaaactatattttaacaGTGAGAGGTACCAGGATAGTCTTTACAAAAGGAAGAGATTTTTCGACCGAAGCTCCATGGTGAATTCTGATGGAGGAATGAGCAGTGAAAGCGTAACCAACTCTCCTGAAAAGAGCGTCCACATCGATAAGTCTAGTTTGGCTGCAATATTGCATGGAG CAAGTGTTTCACCATCATCAGGTCAACAAGCATCTTTCCTCTCCAAAGATGCTCATG TGAAATTTAGCATTAGATCTTTCAAGGTGCCAGAACTATTCATTGATGTCCCTGAAAACGCAACTGTTGGTTCCCTGAAG AAGATAGTACTTGAGGCAGTAACTGCTATTCTCAAGGATGGATTACACGTTGGGGTTCTTGTTCACGGGAAAAAGGTTAGAGATGATAACAGAACCCTGTTGCAGACAGGACTTACTTGTAAAGATAATTTGGATACTGTTGGTTTCACGCTGGAGCCAAATCTTGTGCATAATACTACACCAGCTTTGTGTTCTGAGGATCCTCCTCAGATATTAGCATGTGAAATGACTGAACTTCCACCCAG CTCTCCTGTAAATCCTGTTTCGAGCTCGGTAATACTAGATCTTGCCTTACCAAATCATTCATTGACCTACTCCCAAAACcaagatgaaaataaacaCGAACTGGTTACTACCAGCATTGACAAGTTACCTGACAATTCTTTACAAGATTGCAAAGCTTTGGTTCCTGTTCCAGAAATGACTATGGAAGCATTAGCTGCAGTTCCCTTGAATCCAAAATCTAAGCGTTTGGAAGTTGTACAGCGTCGAACCAGAAGACCGTTCTCCGTTACAGAAGTAGAAGCGCTGGTTCAGGCCGTTGAGGAGCTAGGAACTGGAAG GTGGCGGGATGTTAAATTCCGTGCATTTGAGAATGCAGATCACCGAACTTACGTGGATTTGAAG GATAAATGGAAAACCTTGGTTCACACGGCGAGAATATCGCCTCAGCAGAGAAGAGGAGAGCCTGTCCCCCAAGAACTTTTGGACCGGGTGCTGGCTGCACATGCTTATTGGTCGCAACATCAGGCAAAGCAACATGGTGGCAAGCATCTTCAAGCTGGAGTCGTGAAGGCCATTGAGGGCTCTAGCAGTTAG